In the genome of Limanda limanda chromosome 15, fLimLim1.1, whole genome shotgun sequence, one region contains:
- the slc18a3a gene encoding probable vesicular acetylcholine transporter-A — protein sequence MEPEETPQGHGASLAQTAASKLSQMGERTKQLGNTVIQDPERQKRIILVIVCTALLLDNMLYMVIVPIIPDYLEGLQKAADRAQDAVVYINSTNSTIHRAPKGNFDLQIGVLFASKAILQLLVNPLSGTFIDRVGYDIPLFIGLTVMFLSTVTFAFADNYATLFLARSMQGLGSAFADTAGIALIADKYTEEKARSKALGIALAFISFGSLVAPPFGGVLYQFAGRRVPFMILACICLIDGLLVLIVLKPFSNRERENMPVGTPIYKLMIDPYIAVVAGALTICNIPLAFLEPTIANWMEENMHSSQWEIGMTWFPAFFPHVLGVYLTVKLAAKYPHLQWFYGAIGMVFIGASSCTVPACKNFGQLMIPLCGICFGIAFVDTALLPTLGFLVDVRHVSVYGSVYAIADISYCVAYALGPVVAGQIVHDLGFVQLNLGMGLANMLYAPALLLLKNVMQMKTSHSERNMLLEDGPTGLYDTIKMEQREKKRKGLCTTLDENGVETFAQRSYSEEESSGGEYA from the coding sequence ATGGAGCCGGAAGAGACACCACAGGGACACGGCGCCAGTTTGGCACAAACTGCCGCCTCCAAACTCTCCCAGATGGGTGAAAGAACTAAACAACTGGGCAACACTGTAATCCAAGACCCAGAGCGGCAGAAGCGGATTATTCTCGTAATAGTCTGTACAGCACTATTGTTAGACAACATGCTTTACATGGTGATTGTGCCAATTATACCCGATTACCTGGAAGGCCTTCAGAAGGCAGCGGATCGAGCCCAAGACGCAGTTGTGTACATCAACTCCACCAACAGCACCATCCATAGAGCCCCTAAAGGGAACTTCGACCTCCAGATCGGGGTTCTGTTCGCCTCCAAGGCCATCCTGCAGCTCCTGGTGAACCCGCTCAGTGGCACCTTCATCGACAGGGTCGGGTATGATATCCCGCTCTTCATCGGACTAACTGTCATGTTCCTCTCCACTGTCACATTTGCCTTCGCCGACAATTACGCGACCCTGTTCCTGGCGCGCAGCATGCAGGGCCTCGGCTCGGCTTTCGCGGACACTGCAGGCATCGCCCTCATCGCAGACAAGTACACGGAGGAGAAGGCGAGGAGCAAAGCGCTGGGTATCGCCTTGGCCTTCATCTCTTTTGGGAGTCTCGTGGCGCCCCCCTTTGGAGGGGTGCTCTATCAGTTCGCAGGGAGGCGGGTGCCCTTCATGATCCTGGCCTGCATTTGCCTCATAGATGGCCTGTTGGTGCTGATTGTGCTGAAACCCTTCTCAaaccgagagagagaaaacatgccaGTGGGAACTCCCATATATAAACTGATGATTGACCCATATATAGCTGTAGTGGCTGGTGCTCTGACTATTTGTAACATCCCTCTCGCCTTCCTTGAGCCCACCATCGCCAACTGGATGGAGGAAAACATGCATTCCAGCCAGTGGGAGATCGGCATGACATGGTTCCCTGCATTCTTCCCTCATGTTTTAGGTGTATATCTCACTGTCAAACTAGCAGCCAAGTACCCTCATCTCCAGTGGTTTTATGGGGCTATAGGTATGGTGTTCATAGGCGCCAGCTCCTGCACGGTGCCAGCCTGTAAAAACTTTGGACAGCTCATGATCCCGCTGTGCGGAATCTGCTTCGGCATCGCCTTCGTGGACACGGCGCTCCTGCCCACACTGGGTTTCCTGGTGGATGTGCGACACGTGTCGGTGTATGGGAGCGTGTACGCCATCGCAGACATCTCCTACTGTGTGGCCTACGCGCTGGGGCCCGTGGTGGCCGGACAGATAGTGCACGACCTGGGCTTCGTTCAGCTCAACTTGGGCATGGGCCTCGCCAATATGCTTTACGCACCGGCGCTCCTCCTGTTGAAGAACGTGATGCAGATGAAGACTTCGCACTCCGAGAGAAACATGCTCCTAGAGGACGGCCCGACCGGACTGTACGACACAATTAAGATGGAGCAgcgggagaagaagaggaagggttTGTGTACAACCCTCGACGAGAATGGTGTTGAAACCTTCGCGCAACGGTCGTATTCAGAGGAGGAATCTTCGGGAGGAGAGTATGCGTAA
- the rgra gene encoding retinal G protein coupled receptor a encodes MVSSYPLPDGFSDFDVFSLGSCLLVEGLLGFFLNAVTIAAFLKVRELRTPSNFLVFSLAMADMGICMNATVAAFSSFLRYWPYGSDGCQTHGFQGFVTALASIHFIAAIAWDRYHQYCTRTKLQWSSAITLVVFIWLFTAFWSAMPLIGWGEYDYEPLRTCCTLDYTKGDRNYVSYLIPMSIFNMAIQVFVVMSSYQSIAQKFKKTGNPRFNPNTPLKTMLLCWCPYGLLCFYACVENATLISPKLRMMAPILAKTSPTFNVFLYALGNENYRGGIWQFLTGEKIEVPQIENKSK; translated from the exons ATGGTGTCGTCGTACCCGCTGCCGGATGGCTTCTCCGACTTCGACGTGTTCTCCCTGGGCTCCTGCCTGCTGGTGGAgg GTCTGCTGGGCTTCTTCCTGAACGCGGTGACCATCGCTGCTTTCCTCAAAGTCCGGGAGCTGAGGACCCCCAGCAATTTCCTCGTGTTCAGCTTGGCCATGGCTGACATGGGCATCTGCATGAACGCCACCGTCGCCGCTTTCTCCAGCTTCCTGAG GTATTGGCCATACGGCTCTGACGGGTGCCAGACTCACGGTTTCCAGGGTTTCGTGACAGCTCTCGCCAGTATCCACTTCATCGCCGCCATCGCCTGGGACAGATACCACCAGTACTGCACCA GGACCAAGCTGCAGTGGAGCAGCGCCATCACTCTGGTTGTGTTCATCTGGCTCTTCACCGCCTTCTGGTCCGCCATGCCCCTGATTGGCTGGGGAGAGTACGACTACGAGCCCCTCAGGACCTGCTGCACCCTGGACTACACCAAAGGAGACAG AAACTACGTGTCCTACCTGATCCCCATGAGCATCTTCAACATGGCCATCCAGGTGTTTGTTGTCATGTCCTCTTACCAATCCATTGCACAGAAATTCAAGAAGACTGGAAACCCCAGG TTCAACCCCAACACTCCTCTTAAGACCATGCTGTTGTGCTGGTGCCCCTATGGCCTCCTGTGTTTCTACGCCTGTGTGGAGAACGCCACCCTGATCTCCCCTAAGCTCAGGATG ATGGCACCTATCCTCGCCAAGACGTCCCCGACCTTCAATGTCTTCCTGTACGCTTTGGGAAATGAGAACTACAGAGGAGGCATCTGGCAGTTCCTCACCGGGGAAAAGATTGAAGTGCCTCAAATTGAGAACAAGTCCAAATAA
- the chata gene encoding choline O-acetyltransferase, with product MPVLDREPSKDSGGDDGLPKLPLPPLKDTLDTYLSCMKHLLTEEQFNKTKDTVKEFGAPGGVGDLLQSKLEERRLKEANWVYDFWLSDMYLNNRMALPVNSSPAMVFPLQNFKAPIDSLRFAAHLLSGVLEYKTLLDARALPVDYARGQLAGTPMCMEQYYRLFTSYRLPGPERDTLVAQESCVMPEPEHVIVACKKQFFVLDVVINFRRLNERDLLTQLDKIVKMADSGEEQLPPIGLLTSDGRTEWAESRRVLMRESTNRDSLDMIERCLCLLCLDDASGPELSDTTRAMWMLHGGGVAKNGGNRWYDKPMQFVVGADGCCGVVCEHSPFEGIVLVQCTEYLLKYMIGSPSKLLRAASVSELPAPRRLRWKCTPEVHKLLTSSADKLQRLLRNLDMNVHKFEEHGKEFIKKQKISPDAYIQVAIQLAYYRCHRRPVSTYESASIRRFQQGRVDNIRSATPKALAFAKAMTDGMQSTSDTEKMEMLRGAIAAQTNYTIRSITGLAIDNHLLGLREIAHELRMEKPEIFKDEAYLISNQFILSTSQVPTTVEMFCCYGPVVPNGYGVCYNPQSDHIIFSVSSFRESPQTCSAEFVKCLVQGLLDMRDLCNKCNCVSTPTKQRKEQTLETHTQTETNWQSKTQQRPCESSKNQQAPPQVLVKKPDQTQVEAQTQT from the exons ATGCCAGTTCTGGACCGAGAGCCCTCCAAAGATTCCGGGGGAGACGAT GGCCTGCCGAAGCTGCCGCTCCCCCCCCTGAAAGACACGCTGGACACGTATCTGAGCTGCATGAAGCACCTGCTCACAGAGGAGCAGTTTAATAAGACCAAGGACACAGTGAAGGAGTTTGGGGCCCCTGGAGGAGTGGGAGACCTACTGCAGAGCaaactggaggagaggaggttaAAAGAGGCCAACtgg GTGTACGACTTCTGGCTGAGTGACATGTACCTGAACAACAGAATGGCTCTGCCCGTCAACTCCAGCCCTGCTATGGTCTTCCCCCTGCAGAACTTCAAGGCTCCCATCGACTCTTTGAG GTTTGCCGCACACTTACTTTCGGGTGTTTTGGAATACAAAACGCTTCTAGATGC acgtgCCCTGCCTGTGGACTACGCCCGGGGCCAGCTGGCTGGAACCCCAATGTGTATGGAGCAGTACTATCGCCTCTTTACTTCCTACCGCCTACCGGGACCTGAGAGGGACACACTAGTGGCCCAGGAAAGCTGCGTGATGCCAGAACCTGAACACGTCATTGTGGCTTGTAAAAAACAG TTCTTCGTCCTGGATGTGGTGATCAACTTCCGCCGCCTGAATGAAAGAGATCTGTTGACCCAGCTGGACAAAATTGTCAAGATGGCCGACAGTGGAGAGGAGCAGCTCCCACCCATCGGTCTCCTCACCTCAGATGGACGCACAGAGTGGGCAGAATCTCGCAGAGTGTTAATGAGAG AGTCAACAAACAGGGATTCTCTGGACATGATCGAGCGTTGCCTGTGTTTGCTTTGTCTGGACGACGCCAGCGGCCCCGAGCTGAGCGACACCACACGTGCCATGTGGATGCTGCACGGAGGAGGCGTGGCCAAGAATGGTGGCAACCGCTGGTACGACAAACCAATGCAG TTTGTTGTAGGAGCTGAcggctgctgtggagtcgtgtGTGAGCACTCACCATTCGAGGGAATCGTCCTGGTCCAGTGCACAGAGTACCTACTCAAATACAT GATTGGCAGCCCATCCAAGCTGCTCCGAGCTGCGAgtgtgagcgagctgcctgcaCCGCGCAGACTCCGCTGGAAATGTACTCCAGAGGTGCACAAGCTGCTCACCTCCTCCGCTGACAAGCTGCAAAG GCTGTTGAGAAATCTGGACATGAATGTGCACAAATTCGAGGAACACGGGAAAGAGTTCATCAAGAAGCAGAAAATAAGCCCAGATGCCTACATTCAGGTGGCGATTCAGTTGGCGTACTACCG aTGTCATCGCAGACCAGTGTCGACGTACGAGAGCGCCTCCATACGTCGCTTTCAGCAGGGCAGAGTTGACAACATCCGCTCAGCCACTCCCAAAGCCCTGGCCTTCGCCAAAGCAATGACTGATGGGATGCAGAGCACAAGC GATACAGAAAAGATGGAGATGTTACGAGGAGCCATAGCTGCACAGACAAATTACACGATTCGG TCTATCACAGGGTTGGCAATAGACAATCACCTACTAGGACTGCGTGAAATTGCACATGAGCTGAGGATGGAGAAGCCGGAGATTTTTAAAGACGAAGCCTATCTCATCAGTAACCAGTTCATTCTCTCCACAAGTCAG GTCCCGACTACTGTAGAGATGTTCTGCTGCTACGGACCCGTGGTCCCAAACGGATATGGAGTGTGCTACAATCCTCAGTCAGACCACATCATCTTCTCAGTGTCCAGTTTCCGCGAGAGCCCACAGACATGCTCAGCAGAGTTTGTCAAGTGTTTGGTGCAGGGACTGTTGGACATGAGGGACCTGTGCAATAAATGCAACTGCGTCTCCACCCCAACCAAGCAGAGGAAGGAGCAGACGCTGGAGACGCACACGCAAACGGAAACAAACTGGCAAagcaaaacacagcagagaccGTGTGAGTCGTCCAAGAACCAACAAGCGCCGCCACAGGTTCTGGTGAAGAAGCCGGACCAGACTCAAGTGGAGGCTCAAACCCAGACCTGA